One stretch of Methyloversatilis sp. RAC08 DNA includes these proteins:
- a CDS encoding shikimate kinase, with amino-acid sequence MEHSDNIILVGLMGAGKTTVGRQLARRLRKRFVDCDHEIEARTGVSIPTIFEIEGEAGFRRRESAVIEALAQESGLVLATGGGAVLDPMNRKHLQAGGWVVYLDVPPDVLWHRTRGDRNRPLLQVQDPRARVRELHGIRDPLYREVADFIVESGLGSPLTIVRQLEREYLSRCAA; translated from the coding sequence GTGGAACACAGCGACAACATCATTCTCGTCGGCCTGATGGGCGCCGGCAAAACCACGGTCGGACGGCAGCTTGCGCGACGCCTGCGCAAGCGCTTCGTCGACTGCGATCACGAGATCGAAGCGCGCACCGGCGTCAGCATTCCGACCATCTTCGAAATCGAGGGTGAAGCGGGCTTTCGCCGGCGCGAAAGCGCGGTGATCGAGGCGCTCGCCCAGGAATCGGGGCTGGTACTGGCTACCGGCGGTGGCGCCGTACTCGACCCGATGAACCGGAAGCACCTGCAGGCCGGTGGCTGGGTTGTCTATCTCGACGTGCCGCCCGACGTGCTCTGGCATCGTACGCGCGGCGACCGCAACCGGCCGCTGCTGCAGGTCCAGGATCCGCGTGCCCGGGTGCGCGAACTGCACGGCATCCGCGATCCACTGTACCGCGAGGTCGCGGATTTCATTGTCGAAAGCGGGCTGGGCAGTCCCCTGACCATCGTTCGTCAACTTGAACGGGAATACCTGAGCCGATGCGCAGCCTGA
- the aroB gene encoding 3-dehydroquinate synthase gives MRSLNVALDERAYDIHIGRGLIDRGDLFASVLKRKRAVVISNEVVAPLYAARVLAALDSVDVAHQLVVLPDGEAHKDWPTLNLIFDALLGARVERSTTLIALGGGVIGDMVGFAAATYQRGVPFIQVPTTLLSQVDSSVGGKTAINHPLGKNMIGAFHQPKLVLADIDTLDTLPERELKAGLAEVIKYGLIRDREFFDWLEINMPRLLARDADALAFAIERSCRNKAEVVIEDETETGVRALLNLGHTFGHAIETGLGYGEWLHGEAVAAGTLMAAELSRRLGWLGDADIARIRGIHEAAGLALRGPRLGVDRYLELMSHDKKVEAGKLRLVLLRAIGDAVVWGEATRLDVASAIEQCCADV, from the coding sequence ATGCGCAGCCTGAATGTCGCCCTCGATGAGCGTGCCTACGACATCCATATCGGTCGCGGCCTGATCGATCGTGGCGACCTGTTTGCGTCGGTGCTCAAACGCAAGCGCGCGGTCGTCATCAGCAATGAGGTGGTGGCGCCGCTGTACGCCGCGCGCGTGCTTGCGGCCCTCGATTCGGTCGATGTCGCCCATCAGCTGGTGGTGCTGCCCGATGGCGAGGCGCACAAGGATTGGCCGACGCTGAATCTCATTTTCGATGCGCTGCTGGGCGCCCGGGTCGAACGTTCGACCACGCTAATCGCACTGGGCGGCGGCGTCATCGGCGACATGGTCGGTTTCGCCGCGGCCACCTATCAGCGCGGTGTGCCCTTCATCCAGGTGCCGACCACGCTGCTGTCGCAGGTGGATTCCAGCGTCGGCGGCAAGACCGCCATCAATCACCCGCTGGGCAAGAACATGATCGGCGCCTTCCATCAGCCGAAGCTGGTGCTGGCCGACATCGACACGCTCGATACCCTGCCGGAGCGCGAACTGAAGGCCGGCCTGGCCGAAGTGATCAAGTACGGCCTGATTCGCGACCGCGAATTCTTCGACTGGCTGGAAATCAACATGCCGCGGCTGCTGGCGCGCGACGCCGACGCACTGGCTTTTGCCATCGAACGGTCCTGCCGAAACAAGGCCGAGGTGGTGATCGAGGACGAAACCGAAACCGGTGTGCGGGCGCTTCTCAATCTGGGTCACACCTTCGGCCATGCGATCGAAACGGGTCTGGGCTACGGCGAATGGCTGCACGGCGAAGCCGTGGCGGCCGGCACGTTGATGGCGGCCGAGCTGTCGCGCCGGCTGGGCTGGCTGGGCGACGCCGATATCGCGCGCATCCGCGGCATTCACGAAGCCGCCGGCCTGGCGCTGCGCGGCCCGCGCCTGGGCGTCGACCGCTATCTGGAACTGATGTCGCACGACAAGAAGGTCGAAGCCGGCAAGCTGCGGCTGGTGCTGCTGCGCGCCATCGGCGATGCAGTGGTGTGGGGTGAGGCGACAAGGCTCGACGTCGCATCGGCGATCGAACAGTGCTGCGCCGATGTCTGA
- a CDS encoding deoxyguanosinetriphosphate triphosphohydrolase, which translates to MSELAPYAACEGNSRGRVHAEDAPSERSQFQRDRDRIIHSTAFRRLEYKTQVFVNHEGDLFRTRLTHSIEVAQIARSIARALRVNEDLVEAISLSHDLGHTPFGHAGQDALNECMREHGGFEHNLQSLRTVDLLEERYGAFDGLNLTFETREGILKHCSPARARDLGDLGRRFIERTQPTIEAQICNLADEIAYNNHDVDDGLRSGLITLEQLEDVPVFARYRREVLALYPQITGRRMIHETIRRMINAQVVDLVAESRARIAAAAPESIEDVRGGPELVAYSDAMRAEQRTLKHFLRDELYRHYQVLRMTAKARRIVAELFGAFHGDPKLLPPQYQSMAKDDRARAIADYIAGMTDRYAMREHRRLFAVGDI; encoded by the coding sequence ATGTCTGAACTGGCGCCGTACGCCGCATGCGAAGGCAACTCGCGGGGCCGTGTGCATGCCGAAGACGCACCGTCCGAGCGCAGCCAGTTCCAGCGCGACCGCGACCGCATCATCCACAGCACTGCGTTCCGCCGCCTTGAATACAAGACGCAGGTGTTCGTCAATCACGAGGGTGACCTCTTCCGGACGCGGCTGACGCACAGCATCGAAGTGGCGCAGATCGCCCGCTCGATCGCACGCGCGCTGCGGGTGAATGAGGACCTGGTCGAAGCGATCTCGCTATCGCATGACCTCGGCCATACGCCATTCGGCCACGCCGGCCAGGACGCACTGAACGAGTGCATGCGCGAACACGGCGGTTTCGAGCACAACCTGCAGAGTCTGCGCACGGTCGATCTGCTGGAGGAGCGCTACGGCGCCTTCGACGGGCTGAACCTCACGTTCGAAACGCGCGAAGGCATCCTGAAACACTGCTCGCCGGCCCGCGCGCGAGACCTCGGCGATCTGGGTCGGCGCTTCATCGAGCGCACCCAGCCGACCATCGAGGCGCAGATCTGCAATCTGGCCGATGAAATCGCCTATAACAACCACGACGTCGACGACGGTCTGCGCTCCGGCCTGATCACGCTCGAACAGCTGGAAGACGTGCCGGTGTTTGCGCGCTACCGGCGCGAAGTGCTCGCGCTGTACCCGCAGATCACCGGGCGGCGCATGATCCATGAAACGATCCGGCGCATGATCAATGCGCAAGTGGTTGATCTGGTGGCGGAATCCCGTGCGCGCATCGCAGCGGCAGCGCCGGAGTCGATCGAGGACGTGCGCGGCGGGCCGGAGCTCGTCGCCTACAGTGACGCGATGCGAGCGGAACAGCGCACCCTGAAGCACTTCCTGCGCGACGAGCTGTACCGCCATTATCAGGTGCTGCGCATGACGGCCAAGGCGCGACGCATCGTGGCCGAACTGTTCGGCGCTTTCCACGGTGATCCGAAGTTGCTGCCGCCGCAGTACCAGTCCATGGCGAAGGATGACCGCGCGCGTGCCATCGCCGATTACATCGCCGGCATGACCGACCGTTACGCCATGCGCGAACATCGCCGGCTGTTCGCCGTCGGCGACATCTGA
- a CDS encoding pilus assembly protein PilM produces the protein MAFDLSIFNPGARPLLGLDVSSSAVKLVELSRTAKGEHRIERYATENLPRDSVVDGNIAKLDDVADAVRRAWKRMGTSTRNVALALPAAAVITKKIIVPANQREQELEVLVESEANQYIPFQLDEVNLDFQVVGPAPGSPDEVEVLIAASRKEKVEDRVAIAEAAGLRAVVVDVESYAAQAAFELVEKQLPDGGKDTNIVLVDVGANVMNVIILRNDQPVYSREQAFGGYQLTQDIMRNYGMSPEEAEAAKRTNTLPENFENDLLRPFMDNLALEVSRALQFFFTSTQYNSVDHIVLAGGCAVIPGLDEVVANRTQVETRIANPFVDMQLSSAVTAKRLSQDAPSLLVACGLALRRFDA, from the coding sequence TTGGCCTTCGACCTGTCGATTTTTAACCCGGGAGCGCGCCCTTTACTGGGGTTGGATGTGTCGTCCTCGGCGGTCAAGCTGGTCGAGCTGTCACGGACAGCGAAAGGCGAGCACCGCATCGAGCGCTATGCCACGGAAAATCTGCCGCGCGATTCGGTGGTGGATGGCAACATCGCCAAGCTCGATGACGTGGCCGATGCGGTCCGCCGCGCCTGGAAGCGCATGGGTACGTCGACGCGCAATGTCGCGCTGGCGTTGCCCGCAGCGGCGGTCATCACCAAGAAGATCATCGTTCCGGCCAATCAGCGCGAGCAGGAGCTCGAAGTGCTGGTCGAGTCGGAAGCCAATCAGTACATCCCTTTCCAGCTCGATGAAGTGAATCTCGACTTTCAGGTGGTCGGCCCGGCGCCGGGCAGCCCGGATGAAGTCGAGGTGCTGATCGCCGCATCGCGCAAGGAAAAGGTGGAAGACCGCGTGGCCATCGCCGAAGCGGCCGGCCTGCGCGCGGTGGTCGTTGATGTCGAGTCCTACGCCGCACAGGCGGCATTCGAACTGGTCGAGAAGCAGCTGCCCGACGGCGGCAAGGACACCAACATCGTGCTGGTCGATGTCGGTGCCAACGTGATGAACGTGATCATCCTGCGCAACGACCAGCCGGTGTATTCCCGTGAACAGGCTTTCGGCGGTTATCAGCTGACGCAGGACATCATGCGCAACTACGGCATGAGCCCGGAAGAAGCGGAGGCGGCGAAGCGCACCAATACGCTGCCGGAAAACTTCGAGAACGATCTGCTGCGCCCCTTCATGGACAACCTGGCGCTCGAGGTGTCACGCGCGCTTCAGTTCTTCTTCACCTCGACGCAATACAACAGCGTCGATCACATCGTGCTCGCTGGAGGCTGCGCAGTCATTCCGGGGCTCGATGAAGTGGTGGCCAACCGCACGCAGGTGGAAACACGCATCGCCAATCCATTTGTTGATATGCAGCTGTCTTCCGCGGTCACCGCAAAGCGCCTGAGTCAGGATGCGCCGTCGCTGCTTGTCGCCTGCGGCCTCGCCTTGAGGAGGTTCGACGCATGA
- a CDS encoding PilN domain-containing protein has protein sequence MIRINLLPHREEKRKARRQQFVAFSGATLLFGALIVGLVNGVINGYVSAQDEKNAFLKTEIAVLDKSIDEIKRLREQTDALIQRKQVIESLQGNRSEAVGLFNELAKNVPEGVYIRKVSQQGGKINLIGYAQSNARVSSLMRNLESSPLLERPTLVEIKGSNVDKRRMNEFNLDLHITRAADETVAKGRKT, from the coding sequence ATGATACGGATCAACCTGCTTCCTCACCGCGAGGAAAAACGCAAAGCAAGACGCCAGCAGTTCGTGGCATTTTCCGGCGCGACACTGCTGTTCGGCGCACTCATCGTCGGTCTGGTCAATGGCGTGATAAATGGTTACGTGTCGGCGCAGGATGAAAAGAACGCCTTCCTCAAGACCGAGATCGCGGTGCTCGACAAGTCGATCGACGAGATCAAGCGTCTGCGCGAGCAGACCGACGCGCTGATCCAGCGCAAGCAGGTCATCGAGTCCTTGCAGGGCAACCGGTCCGAAGCGGTCGGCCTGTTCAACGAACTCGCCAAGAATGTGCCGGAAGGTGTTTACATCCGGAAGGTGTCGCAGCAGGGTGGAAAGATCAACCTGATCGGTTACGCGCAGTCGAACGCCCGCGTATCCAGCCTGATGCGCAACCTCGAATCGTCGCCCCTGCTCGAGCGGCCGACACTGGTGGAAATCAAGGGGTCGAACGTCGACAAGCGTCGCATGAACGAATTCAACCTCGATCTGCACATCACGCGGGCCGCGGACGAAACCGTCGCCAAAGGCAGGAAGACATGA
- a CDS encoding pilus assembly protein PilP codes for MRRALTLAMLCSGLVACGSEDHQDLRAWMEQSTQGLKGQVKPLPEIKPSIIVAYETESLIDPFSAAKIEPERKKGGGGGGVGPDLDRRKEPLEQYPLDSLAMVGVLQQGKVAYALIKADTTLHRVRSGNYMGQNFGVITAIADDGITLKEIVQDADGEWVERTSTLQLLEQETNK; via the coding sequence GTGAGGCGCGCATTGACCCTCGCCATGCTGTGCAGCGGTCTGGTGGCCTGCGGTTCGGAGGACCATCAAGACCTGCGCGCATGGATGGAACAGAGCACCCAGGGGCTGAAGGGACAGGTCAAGCCACTGCCCGAAATCAAGCCTTCGATCATCGTCGCCTATGAAACCGAGTCGCTGATCGACCCGTTCAGCGCGGCCAAGATCGAACCCGAGCGCAAGAAGGGTGGCGGCGGTGGCGGTGTGGGTCCGGATCTGGATCGCCGCAAGGAACCACTCGAACAGTACCCGCTCGATTCGCTTGCCATGGTGGGCGTGCTGCAGCAAGGCAAGGTCGCGTATGCGCTGATCAAGGCCGACACGACATTGCACCGGGTCAGGTCAGGGAATTACATGGGTCAGAATTTCGGTGTCATCACGGCCATTGCGGATGACGGCATCACCCTCAAGGAAATCGTTCAGGACGCGGACGGCGAATGGGTCGAACGTACCAGTACGCTCCAGTTGCTGGAGCAGGAGACAAACAAATGA
- a CDS encoding type IV pilus secretin PilQ — protein MNFVRKIACLIVALGASLIPVTALAQSQPNSIESILVSQQGGEVLIKVTTKTELPAVPANFSVASPARVAFDFPATGNAVGRNSQTVNEAHLRSYNIVEVGDRTRLVLNLNKLSPFNTRISGRDLYISLAMPASSEAVAQSDNVSRFAEPGVSQDAQMLRNVGFRRGKDGEGRVVVELSDPNTGIDIRQQGSKLVVEFLRASVADEFLKRYDVTDFGTPITQMEVVRSGANTRLTVTPTGLWEHNAYQSENQFILEVKRLVEDPNKLVQGSKPGYQGEKLSLNFQNIDVRSVLQVIADFTDNNIITSDTVGGSLTLRLKDVPWDQALDIILDAKGLDKRKTGNVIWIAPRDELSAKEKLALESQQQVSELEPLRTETFQLNYHKADVLHKAITDDKDKRFLSKRGSIVMDVRTNKLIVTDIPSRLEDIRRILSELDIATRQVLIEARIVEANEDFAKNLGARLGLNQAQSGSVQLGRAGLNIGGSSLATGFQTGQVQSQPNFTTDSLGVNLRASNISGRSPGQLSFVLFNSAATRFLNLELSALEQDGKGKVISSPRVMTSDQNEALIEQGVEIPYQQATSSGATSISFRKANLMLKVKPQITPDGRVQMALDINKDTPNTQLATGAGVAIDTKHVKTDVLVENGGTVVIGGIYTQEERRSQTRVPFLGDLPYVGFLFRNTETRDNRAELLIFVTPRIVSDNLTLR, from the coding sequence ATGAATTTCGTCCGCAAGATCGCGTGCCTGATCGTGGCCCTTGGCGCAAGCCTGATACCCGTTACGGCGCTTGCCCAGAGCCAGCCCAACAGCATCGAATCCATTCTGGTGTCGCAGCAAGGCGGCGAGGTGCTGATCAAGGTCACCACCAAGACCGAACTGCCTGCGGTTCCGGCCAACTTCAGCGTCGCATCGCCCGCACGCGTGGCGTTCGATTTCCCCGCCACCGGCAATGCCGTGGGGCGCAACTCGCAGACCGTGAATGAGGCGCATCTGCGCAGCTACAACATCGTCGAAGTCGGCGATCGCACTCGTCTGGTGCTGAATCTGAACAAGCTGTCGCCGTTCAATACCCGCATTTCCGGGCGTGATCTCTACATCAGTCTCGCGATGCCGGCCAGTTCCGAGGCAGTTGCCCAGTCCGACAACGTGTCGCGCTTTGCCGAGCCGGGTGTGTCGCAGGACGCGCAGATGCTGCGCAACGTGGGGTTCCGTCGCGGCAAGGATGGCGAAGGCCGCGTGGTGGTCGAACTGTCCGACCCGAATACCGGCATCGACATCCGTCAGCAAGGTTCCAAGCTGGTGGTCGAGTTCCTGCGCGCTTCGGTGGCCGACGAATTCCTGAAGCGCTACGACGTGACCGATTTCGGCACGCCGATCACCCAGATGGAAGTCGTGCGCTCGGGCGCCAACACGCGCCTCACCGTGACGCCGACCGGCCTGTGGGAGCACAACGCCTACCAGAGCGAGAATCAGTTCATCCTCGAAGTGAAGCGGCTGGTCGAAGATCCGAACAAGCTGGTTCAGGGCAGCAAACCCGGCTACCAGGGCGAAAAGCTGTCGCTGAATTTCCAGAACATCGACGTCCGTTCCGTGCTTCAGGTCATTGCCGACTTCACCGACAACAACATCATCACGTCGGACACGGTGGGCGGTTCGCTCACCCTGCGTCTGAAGGATGTGCCGTGGGATCAGGCGCTCGACATCATTCTCGACGCCAAGGGCCTCGACAAGCGCAAGACCGGCAATGTGATCTGGATCGCGCCGCGCGACGAGCTGTCGGCCAAGGAAAAGCTTGCTCTGGAAAGCCAGCAGCAGGTGAGCGAACTCGAGCCGCTGCGTACCGAAACCTTTCAGTTGAATTATCACAAGGCCGATGTGCTGCACAAGGCGATCACCGACGACAAGGACAAGCGTTTCCTGTCCAAGCGGGGTTCGATCGTGATGGACGTGCGCACCAACAAGCTGATCGTGACCGACATCCCCAGCCGCCTTGAGGACATCCGCCGCATCCTGAGCGAACTCGATATCGCAACCCGTCAGGTGCTGATCGAAGCGCGCATCGTCGAAGCGAACGAAGACTTCGCCAAGAACCTGGGCGCGCGTCTGGGTCTGAACCAGGCACAGTCCGGATCGGTGCAGCTTGGACGGGCCGGTTTGAACATCGGGGGTTCTTCACTGGCGACCGGCTTCCAGACCGGTCAGGTACAGAGCCAGCCCAACTTCACTACGGATTCGCTCGGGGTCAATCTGCGTGCATCGAACATCAGCGGCCGCTCGCCGGGCCAGCTGTCCTTCGTGCTGTTCAACTCGGCAGCGACGCGTTTCCTGAATCTGGAATTGTCCGCCCTCGAACAGGACGGCAAGGGCAAGGTGATTTCGAGCCCGCGTGTCATGACATCGGACCAGAACGAGGCACTGATCGAACAGGGTGTTGAAATTCCGTATCAGCAGGCCACCAGCTCAGGCGCGACCAGCATTTCCTTCCGCAAGGCCAACCTGATGCTGAAGGTGAAGCCGCAGATCACGCCGGACGGACGCGTACAGATGGCACTCGACATCAACAAGGACACGCCGAACACCCAGCTGGCCACCGGTGCCGGTGTGGCCATCGACACCAAGCACGTCAAGACCGATGTGCTGGTCGAAAATGGCGGCACGGTGGTGATTGGCGGTATCTACACCCAGGAAGAGCGCCGCAGCCAGACGCGCGTACCCTTCCTCGGCGACCTGCCGTATGTCGGCTTCCTGTTCCGCAACACGGAAACCCGCGACAACCGCGCCGAGCTGCTCATCTTCGTGACACCGCGCATCGTCAGCGACAACCTCACGTTGCGCTGA
- a CDS encoding type 4a pilus biogenesis protein PilO, translating to MKDIQLPKIDLSRIGDDFRNLDPKDVGNWAILPKLAVLLGLLIAAVAAGWWFLWEPLMVELEQKRAEEQTLKEQWLQKKGEAVNLEQYQQQLSDIDRSFGALLKQLPNKAEMESLLVDISQAGLSRGLQFEIWRPGSEAVKDFYAELPITLRVTGGYHDLGSFAGDVAKLSRIVTIGSIGIESGKDGLLKMDAVATTYRYLDEEELARVKREKAEREKGNKK from the coding sequence ATGAAGGACATCCAGCTTCCGAAGATCGATCTGTCGCGCATCGGGGATGATTTCAGGAACCTCGACCCGAAGGATGTCGGCAACTGGGCGATCCTGCCGAAACTGGCAGTGCTGCTCGGCCTGCTGATCGCCGCAGTCGCTGCCGGCTGGTGGTTCCTGTGGGAACCGCTGATGGTGGAACTGGAACAGAAGCGCGCCGAAGAGCAGACGCTCAAGGAGCAGTGGCTGCAGAAGAAGGGTGAAGCAGTCAATCTCGAACAGTATCAGCAGCAGTTGAGCGATATCGACCGGTCTTTCGGGGCCCTGCTGAAGCAGCTGCCGAACAAGGCGGAAATGGAATCGCTGCTGGTGGACATCAGCCAGGCCGGCCTGAGCCGTGGCCTGCAGTTCGAGATCTGGCGTCCGGGCAGCGAAGCGGTCAAGGATTTCTACGCCGAACTTCCAATCACGCTGCGGGTGACCGGCGGATACCACGATCTCGGCAGTTTCGCGGGTGACGTGGCCAAGCTGTCGCGCATCGTAACGATCGGCTCGATCGGCATCGAGTCGGGCAAGGATGGATTGTTGAAGATGGATGCGGTGGCGACCACTTACCGCTACCTGGACGAGGAAGAACTGGCCCGCGTGAAGCGCGAAAAGGCAGAGCGCGAAAAGGGGAACAAGAAGTGA
- a CDS encoding penicillin-binding protein 1A, producing MPPVLRWLLYPLAALAGLLLIGAALALIVVLLAYPQLPSLDILTDYRPKIPLRVYSADGHLIGEFGEERRSVVPIAQVPDSLKQAIIAAEDERFYQHYGIDYVGIARAALSNMTTSGRSQGASTITMQVARNFFLSSERTLRRKVYEALLAFKIENSLTKDQILELYINQIYLGQRAYGFAAASRAYFGKNLADLSVAESAMLAGLPKAPSKYNPVVNPKRAALRQAYVLRRMKDLGYIDDATRTAAVEQQLPVRRDGAQSEQRADFVAEMARQIAVEKFGENAYGLGLRVVTTIRRTDQAAAIEAVRKGVLDYDRRHGYRGAEAFIDLKDVVADDDEMLDDLLQDEPDAAGLHAAVVLEASPTAIKVYKRGGEVLKLGADAIRFARSMLDDKAPPARRLRRGALVRVMPDAKLGWVIAQMPEVEAALVSIDSADGAVRALVGGFDFNRSKFNHVTQGWRQPGSSFKPFIYSAALEKGYSPSTVEEDTPLVVSAGETGSQSWQPKNYDGKYDGPISLRTALAKSKNMVSIRVLRSIGPRYAQDYITRFGFDAARHPPYLTMALGAGSVTPWQMASGYAVFANGGFRVEPYVVREIQDGSGKVLARFTPTAPRDESQRVIDARNAYLMDSLMQDVVRRGTATRALQLKRSDLAGKTGTTNEYLDAWFCGYQPSHVTVAWIGFDTPRSLGRGETGGSAALPMWVDYMRHALKDVPEERLPLPDGLISINAGEDARGNPRTDLMYEEHMPPAPESIPDEPEGPASEGEIVPDAPPTPVPPSGPSPSGHIVPGSAGIGGAADFRASGAPVRRPAG from the coding sequence TTGCCCCCCGTCCTTCGCTGGCTCCTCTACCCGTTGGCTGCTCTAGCGGGCTTGCTGCTCATCGGCGCCGCACTTGCGTTGATCGTCGTTCTGCTTGCCTACCCGCAACTGCCGTCGCTCGACATCCTCACCGACTACCGGCCCAAGATCCCGCTGCGCGTCTACAGCGCCGACGGGCATCTGATCGGCGAGTTCGGTGAAGAGCGGCGATCGGTCGTTCCGATCGCCCAGGTTCCCGATTCGCTGAAGCAGGCCATCATCGCTGCCGAGGACGAGCGCTTCTACCAGCATTACGGCATCGACTACGTGGGCATCGCCCGTGCCGCCCTGTCCAACATGACCACCTCCGGACGGAGTCAGGGCGCAAGCACCATCACCATGCAGGTGGCGCGCAACTTCTTCCTGTCCAGCGAGCGCACCTTGCGCCGCAAAGTCTATGAAGCCCTGCTCGCATTCAAAATCGAGAACAGCCTGACAAAAGACCAGATACTCGAGCTCTACATCAATCAGATCTATCTGGGGCAGCGGGCCTACGGCTTCGCTGCCGCGTCCAGAGCCTATTTCGGCAAAAACCTCGCAGACCTTAGCGTGGCAGAATCAGCGATGCTGGCCGGGCTGCCCAAGGCACCGTCAAAATACAACCCGGTCGTCAATCCCAAGCGCGCCGCGCTGCGTCAGGCCTACGTGCTGCGCCGCATGAAGGACCTCGGGTACATCGACGACGCCACGCGGACGGCCGCGGTCGAACAGCAGCTGCCGGTGCGCCGCGACGGCGCCCAGTCCGAACAGCGCGCGGACTTCGTGGCCGAGATGGCGCGCCAGATCGCAGTGGAGAAATTTGGCGAGAATGCCTACGGACTCGGGCTGCGCGTCGTCACGACGATACGCCGCACCGATCAGGCAGCGGCGATCGAAGCGGTGCGCAAGGGCGTGCTCGATTACGACCGCCGGCACGGCTATCGGGGCGCGGAGGCCTTCATCGACCTGAAGGACGTAGTCGCTGATGACGATGAAATGCTCGATGACCTGCTGCAGGACGAGCCGGACGCCGCCGGCCTGCACGCGGCGGTCGTTCTTGAAGCCAGCCCGACCGCGATCAAGGTCTACAAACGCGGTGGCGAGGTGCTCAAGCTCGGCGCCGACGCCATCCGCTTCGCCCGCTCGATGCTTGACGACAAGGCCCCGCCGGCAAGACGGCTGCGTCGCGGTGCCCTGGTTCGCGTGATGCCGGATGCCAAGCTGGGCTGGGTGATCGCCCAGATGCCGGAGGTCGAGGCGGCGCTGGTGTCGATCGACAGCGCCGATGGTGCCGTGCGTGCGCTGGTCGGCGGCTTCGACTTCAACCGCAGCAAGTTCAACCACGTGACCCAGGGCTGGCGTCAGCCGGGGTCGAGCTTCAAGCCCTTCATCTATTCGGCCGCGCTCGAAAAAGGCTACTCACCGTCGACGGTCGAGGAAGACACGCCGCTCGTCGTGTCGGCAGGAGAAACCGGCAGCCAGAGCTGGCAGCCCAAGAACTACGACGGCAAGTACGATGGACCGATCTCGCTGAGAACGGCGCTGGCCAAGTCGAAGAACATGGTGTCGATCCGCGTGCTGCGTTCGATCGGGCCGCGCTACGCGCAGGACTACATCACGCGCTTCGGGTTCGATGCGGCGCGTCACCCGCCGTATCTGACGATGGCGCTCGGCGCCGGGTCGGTGACGCCATGGCAGATGGCGTCCGGCTACGCGGTATTCGCCAACGGCGGCTTCCGGGTCGAGCCTTACGTGGTGCGAGAAATTCAGGACGGAAGCGGCAAGGTGCTCGCACGTTTCACGCCGACCGCGCCGCGTGACGAATCACAGCGCGTGATCGACGCGCGCAATGCCTACCTGATGGATAGCCTGATGCAGGATGTGGTGCGCCGTGGCACCGCAACGCGCGCACTGCAGCTCAAGCGCAGCGATCTTGCCGGCAAGACGGGCACCACGAACGAATACCTCGATGCGTGGTTCTGCGGTTATCAGCCGTCGCATGTCACGGTTGCGTGGATCGGTTTCGACACGCCGCGCTCGCTAGGCCGAGGCGAAACCGGTGGTTCTGCCGCGCTGCCGATGTGGGTGGACTACATGCGCCACGCGCTGAAGGACGTTCCGGAGGAGCGACTGCCCCTGCCCGATGGTCTGATCAGCATCAACGCCGGTGAGGACGCGCGGGGCAATCCGCGCACCGATCTGATGTACGAGGAACACATGCCGCCCGCACCGGAGTCGATTCCCGACGAACCCGAAGGACCGGCGTCCGAAGGGGAAATCGTGCCGGATGCGCCGCCGACACCTGTACCGCCTTCCGGACCGTCGCCCTCGGGCCACATCGTTCCCGGGTCTGCAGGGATCGGCGGCG